A single genomic interval of Dromiciops gliroides isolate mDroGli1 chromosome 1, mDroGli1.pri, whole genome shotgun sequence harbors:
- the LOC122735856 gene encoding olfactory receptor 1361-like, with protein sequence MGNQTRVLDFLLLGLSDQSEQQQFLFRLFLVMYCIGTLGNLLTILAICFDSHLHTPMYFFLSNLSFLDLCFTSTTVPKMLVNYLLGSHTISYPECLTQMYFFVAFGCSDSILLSAMAYDRYLAVCHPLHYGTVMTSRLCALLVALPWVFGHLISMVHTISMAQLSFCTNNKIPHFFCDISALIKLSCSDAHVNEILVLLLGGPVIFISFICIVVSYTPIVSAVWKVPSAHGKWKAFSTCGSHLSVVTLFYGTIIGVYFNPTSTHTDQKDMIATVMYTVVSPTLNPFIYSLRNNDLKGALGKLLGLKHFLKR encoded by the coding sequence ATGGGGAATCAAACAAGGGTCTTGGATTTTCTCCTTTTGGGTCTATCTGACCAATCAGAACAGCAACAATTCCTCTTCAGACTATTTCTGGTAATGTACTGCATTGGGACACTGGGAAACCTGCTCACCATCCTGGCAATTTGTTTTGATTCCCACCTCCATACCCCTATGTACTTCTTTctttccaacctatctttccttgatctctgTTTTACCTCCACCACAGTTCCTAAGATGCTGGTGAATTACCTCTTAGGGAGCCATACCATCTCCTATCCAGAATGCCTGActcaaatgtatttctttgtgGCCTTTGGTTGTTCAGACAGTATCCTCCTCTCTGCCATGGCCTATGACCGCTATCTGGCTGTTTGTCACCCTTTACACTATGGCACAGTTATGACCTCACGCCTTTGTGCCCTGTTGGTGGCTCTGCCTTGGGTTTTTGGTCACCTCATTTCAATGGTACATACTATATCAATGGCTCAGCTATCCTTCTGTACTAATAATAAAATTCCTCACTTCTTTTGTGACATAAGTGCCTTGATAAAACTTTCATGTTCTGATGCCCACGTCAATGAAATATTGGTTCTTCTATTGGGGGGACCagtaattttcatttcctttatatgCATTGTGGTCTCTTATACTCCTATAGTCTCTGCTGTGTGGAAGGTCCCATCAGCTCATGGGAAATGGAAGGCCTTCTCTACTTGTGGCTCCCACCTATCTGTAGTCACTCTTTTTTATGGTACCATCATTGGTGTGTATTTCAACCCCACATCCACTCACACAGACCAGAAAGACATGATAGCGACTGTGATGTATACAGTGGTTAGCCCTACCCTGAACCCTTTCATCTATAGCCTTAGGAACAATGACTTAAAAGGAGCCCTGGGGAAACTTCTTGGCTTGAAACATTTTTTGAAGAGATGA